A window of Kineococcus sp. NBC_00420 genomic DNA:
GTCGTCCGCGCCTGCACCTGCCGCCTCCAACGATCCCAGGAGGGTGCCGACGTCGTCGGCGTCCGCGCGCAACGTCGCCGCCGACTGTTCGAGCTCCTCGGTCGCAACGCCGAACTGCATGCTTCCTCCTCCACCGGTGAGGTCGGGACGCTACCGGCAGGCGGGCGGGGAGGCGTCGACTCGTCCACAGGCACCGATCAAGCGGGCCGTCTGGGGCGCCGATGTCTCAGAGGCTCCCGCACCTGCGGGACGAGGTATAGTTAAAGCCTCAAACACTTTGGAGGCGAGATGTCCCGCAACGGCCGACGGCTCGAGCTCGGGTTCCTGACGTTCGTCGCGGACGGTGGCTCCGGCGGCCCCGCAGGAGCGCTCCAGGACGGCCTGTCACTCATCCGGTACGCGGAAGACCTCGGGTACGACTCGGCGTGGGTCCGCGTCCGGCACCACGAGCCGTTCCTGTCCTCGCCGATGACGTTCTTCGCGGCGGCTTCGCAGGTGACGCGACGGATCCACCTGGGCACCGGTGTCATTCCGATGCGCTACGAAGACCCGCTGCGCCTGGCCGAGGACGCCTCGACGGTCGACCTCCTCAGCGGAGGCCGTCTCGAACTCGGGTTGAGCAACGGGATCCCGCCGCTCGCCGCTGCGCTCGACCCCATCCACGGCGCCTCGGAGCGAGGTTTCGCCGGGGAGGCCCAGCACCGCATCGACGTGCTGCGCCGTGCGATCAGCGGCGAGCCCATCGCCCGGGCGGCCGCCCAGTACATGGGCACTCCCGCGGGCGGGGACATGCTCAGCACGCCGCACGCCGCCGGGTTGTCGGAACGGCTCTGGTACGGCGCCGGCAGCGAGCGAACAGCCGTGCGCGCCGGCACCCAGGGGTTCGACCTGCAGGTCTCCACCCTGAACAGCGAAGAGACCGGTGAACCCTTCGACGTCGTGCAGGCACGACAGATCCGCAGCTACCGCAAGGCCTTCGCCGACGCGGGCCACTCAGGCCGGCGCTCTCCGCGGGTCTCGGCAGGACGCATCGTGCTGCCCTTCCTCGACCGTCGGGACGCCGAGGACCACCGGACGTTCATCGAGGGGTACACCTCCGGGATGACCGAAGACGGTCTGCCCAAGGAGCCGTCGCCCTTTCCCGTGCGGTTCAGCTCGATCCTCAGCGGAGACCCGGAGAGCATCGTCGAGAGCCTGCTCGCCGACGAGGTCACGGAGGAGACGGACGGTCTCGTCATCGTGCTCCCCGCTGAGGGTTCCCTCGACGTCCACCAGCGCGTGCTGCGCGCCGTCGCCGAGCACGTCGCCCCCCACCTCGGGTGGACCCCCACACGCTGAACAACCTCCCCCCACGACATCGCGGGAAGGACGCAACTACACCCGGAAACACGTGTGGGGAGCAACCCCCAGAAGGGTTGCTCCCCACACGCTTACCCACTACAAGAGTGAGTGGCCGGCGGTGACCTACTCTCCCACCCAGTCTCCCGAGCAGTACCATCGGCGCAGGTGGGCTTAGCTTCCGGGTTCGGAATGAGACCGGGCGTTTCCCCACCGCTATGACCACCGGACCACAAAGGCCAGGATCAAACCACACCCCCCACCCCCACGAATAGGACTGGAGCATGTGTTCGAGTTCTCTCCCAAGAACCACACAATGGACGCGAACACCACAACAGCAGTGAAATCGTTAGTTGGATTGTTATCACACTCACCCCGACCCACCAAACCCACCACCATCAACCCAAAGAGTCGACACGGCGGCAGCTGGTGCGTGGTAGACAAGTGATCGGCTTATTAGTACCGGTCAGCTCCACAGCTCTCTCGTCGCTGCTTCCACACCCGGCCTATCAACCCCGTGATCTACAGGGAGCCTCCCACCCCTTCAACAGGGCACGGAAACCTCATCTCGAAGCAGGCTTCCCGCTTAGATGCCTTCAGCGGTTATCCCTTCCGAACGTAGCCAACCAGCCATGCTCCTGGCGGAACAACTGGCACACCAGAGGTTCGTCCGTCCCGGTCCTCTCGTACTAGGGACAGCCCTTCTCAAGTTTCCAACGCGCGCAGCGGATAGGGACCGAACTGTCTCACGACGTTCTAAACCCAGCTCGCGTACCGCTTTAATGGGCGAACAGCCCAACCCTTGGGACCTACTCCAGCCCCAGGATGCGACGAGCCGACATCGAGGTGCCAAACCATGCCGTCGATATGGACTCTTGGGCAAGATCAGCCTGTTATCCCCGGGGTACCTTTTATCCGTTGAGCGACCGCGATTCCACACTCCACGGCCGGATCACTAGTCCCGACTTTCGTCCCTGCTCGACCTGTCGGTCTCACAGTCAAGCTCCCTTGTGCACTTACACTCAACACCTGATTGCCAACCAGGCTGAGGGAACCTTTGGGCGCCTCCGTTACTCTTTAGGAGGCAACCGCCCCAGTTAAACTACCCATCAGGCACTGTCCCTGATCCGGATCACGGACCGAAGTTAGACATCCAGAACGACCAGAGTGGTATTTCAACGATGACTCCACCATCACTAGCGTGACCGCTTCACAGTCTCCCACCTATCCTACACAAGCCGTCCCGAACACCAATACCAAACTATAGTGAAGGTCCCGGGGTCTTTCCGTCCTGCTGCGCGTAACGAGCATCTTTACTCGTAGTGCAATTTCGCCGAGTTCGCGGTTGAGACAGCGGGGAAGTCGTTACGCCATTCGTGCAGGTCGGAACTTACCCGACAAGGAATTTCGCTACCTTAGGATGGTTATAGTTACCACCGCCGTTTACTGGCGCTTAAGTTCTCAGCGTCCCCACTTGCGTGGGTAACCGGTCCCCTTAACGTTCCAGCACCGGGCAGGCGTCAGTCCGTATACATCGTCTTGCGACTTCGCACGGACCTGTGTTTTTAGTAAACAGTCGCTTCCCCCTGGTCTCTGCGGCCCTCAAACGCTAGCCCGCAAGGAGCTTCACGTCTCAGGCCCCCCTTCTCCCGAAGTTACGGGGGCATTTTGCCGAGTTCCTTAACCACGATTCACTCGAACGCCTCGGTATTCTCTACCTGACCACCTGAGTCGGTTTAGGGTACGGGCGGCTCGAACCTCGCGCCGAGGCTTTTCTAGGCAGCATGGGATCACCCTACTTCCCCCCGAAAGGGTCACCATCAGGTCTCAGACACGACATTGAAGTCAGAAGTGCGGATTTACCAACACCTCGCCCTACACCCTTGGACGTGGACAACCATCGCCACGCGGAAGCTACCCTCCTGCGTCACCCCTGTTAATACGCTTGACTACTACCGGATCGGATCACACGCTCCACCAACCACCACCCGAAGGCGCCGGCGGCTTAGGGTGCTTAGCATCCCCGGCCTCACCATGGACGGTTCTACGCCGGTACGGGAATATCAACCCGTTGTCCATCGACTACGCCTGTCGGCCTCGCCTTAGGTCCCGACTTACCCAGGGCGGATGAACCTAGCCCTGGAACCCTTGGTCAATCGGCGGACGGGTTTCTCACCCGTCATTCGCTACTCATGCCTGCATTCTCACTCGCGTGCAGTCCACAACCCATCACCAGGCTGCTTCACCCCACACACGACGCTCCCCTACCCATCCACACACCTGCCCACCAACACCCAACCCCCACCCACAACCCGAAGGCCACAGACAAAGATCACTGCTGAAGAGAGATTAATATGTGAATGCCACAGCTTCGGCGGTGTAC
This region includes:
- a CDS encoding LLM class flavin-dependent oxidoreductase — translated: MSRNGRRLELGFLTFVADGGSGGPAGALQDGLSLIRYAEDLGYDSAWVRVRHHEPFLSSPMTFFAAASQVTRRIHLGTGVIPMRYEDPLRLAEDASTVDLLSGGRLELGLSNGIPPLAAALDPIHGASERGFAGEAQHRIDVLRRAISGEPIARAAAQYMGTPAGGDMLSTPHAAGLSERLWYGAGSERTAVRAGTQGFDLQVSTLNSEETGEPFDVVQARQIRSYRKAFADAGHSGRRSPRVSAGRIVLPFLDRRDAEDHRTFIEGYTSGMTEDGLPKEPSPFPVRFSSILSGDPESIVESLLADEVTEETDGLVIVLPAEGSLDVHQRVLRAVAEHVAPHLGWTPTR